A DNA window from Theobroma cacao cultivar B97-61/B2 chromosome 5, Criollo_cocoa_genome_V2, whole genome shotgun sequence contains the following coding sequences:
- the LOC18599196 gene encoding pre-mRNA-splicing factor RSE1 isoform X2, with product MALSEEECSTAKASSSSPSSSSATASSQGVNYLAKCVLRGSVVLQVAYGHLRSPSSFDVVFGKETSIELVIMGEDGIVTSICEQTVFGTIKDLAILPWNEKVCARNPQMRGKDLLIVISDSGKLSFLTFCIEMHRFFPVAHVQLSDPGNSRHQLGRMLAVDSTGCFIATSAYEDRLALFSLSMSAGDDIIDERIFYPPENEGSVSSTRSAQRTSIRGTIWSMCFVSKDSFQPNKEHNPVLAIVLNRKGNALNELVLLGWNIKERAVYVVSQYLEAGPLAHSIVEVPDSCGFAFLLRVGDALLMDLSDAHNPHCVYRTTLNFSGHTLEEQNFIEDSFRAHDVDDEGLFNVAACALLQLSDYDPMCIDGDSGNGKFTCKHVCSFSWEPKSDRSPRMIFCLDTGEFFMIEISFDSDNPKVNISDCLYRGQPCKSLLWVDGGFLVAIVEMGDGLVLKVENERLIYTSPIQNIAPILDMSIVDYHGEKRDEMFACCGVAPEGSLRIIQSGISVEKLLKTAAIYQGITGTWTVQMKVEDSYHSFLVLSFVEETRVLSVGLSFTDVTDSVGFQPDVCTLACGLVGDGQLVQIHQNAIRLCLPTKAAHSEGIPLSSPVCTSWSPDNISISLGAVGQNLIVVSTSNPYFLFILGVRSLSAYHHEIYELQHVKLRYELSCISIPKKHFEPRHSSSSLNPVDNIHTAVLPVGVGMGITFVIGTHRPSVEILSFTPQGLRVLATGTISLASAMETAVSGCIPQDVRLVLVDQFYVLSGLRNGMLLRFEWPSAVATSSSECCSSTSPLPENVDRVLLNTKTANLFGSEICAVNVSEKDDLPINLQLIATRRIGITPVFLVPLSDSLDADIIALSDRPWLLHTARHSLSYTSISFQPSTHATPVCSAECPKGILFVTENSLHLVEMVHGNRLNVQKFHLGGTPRKVLYHSESKLLIVMRTDLSNDTCSSDICCVDPLTVSVVASFKLELGETGKCMELVRAGNEQVLVVGTSLSPGPAIMPSGEAESTKGRLIVLCIEHVQNSDSGSMTFSSMAGSSSQRNSPFCEIVGHANEQLSSSSICSSPDDTSCDGIKLEETEAWQLRLAYATTWPAMVLAICPYLDHYFLASAGNTFYVCAFLSGNPQRVRRFALARTRFMIMSLTAHSTRIAVGDCRDGILFYSYHEETKKLDQTYCDPSQRLVADCVLTDVDTAVVSDRKGSVAVLSCSDRLEDNASPERNLTLTSAYYMGEIAMSIRKGSFIYKLPADDLLNSCEGLNASVDPSHGTIMASTLLGSIMIFIPISREEHELLEAVQARLIVHPLTAPVLGNDHNEYRSCENPAGVPKILDGDMLAQFLELTSMQQEAVLSFSIVSPDTHKLSSKQPPSRIPVKKVVQLLERVHYALN from the exons atggcgCTCTCGGAGGAAGAGTGCTCGACCGCAAAAGCATCTTCCTCTTCGCCTTCATCTTCGTCGGCGACTGCTTCTTCCCAAGGCGTTAACTACCTTGCAAAGTGTGTCCTCAGGGGAAGCGTTGTTCTACAGGTCGCTTATGGTCATCTCCGCTCTCCGTCTTCCTTCGACGTCGTTTTCGGCAAG GAGACGTCCATAGAGCTGGTAATAATGGGTGAAGATGGTATTGTGACATCTATCTGTGAGCAGACTGTATTTGGTACCATTAAGGATCTTGCCATTCTACCTTGGAATGAGAAGGTCTGTGCACGAAATCCACAG aTGCGTGGGAAAGACCTGTTGATTGTTATTTCTGATTCTGGAAAGCTATCATTTCTCACATTTTGCATTGAGATGCACAG gtTTTTTCCCGTGGCCCATGTTCAGCTTTCTGATCCTGGAAACTCAAGGCATCAACTTGGAAGAATGCTAGCTGTTGATTCCAC TGGCTGTTTCATTGCTACTAGTGCTTATGAAGATCGATTGgctcttttttccctttcaatgTCTGCTGGGGATGATATTATTGATGAG agaatattttatcctcCTGAAAATGAAGGCAGTGTGAGTTCTACCAGAAGTGCCCAAAGAACTAGTATACGTGGTACAATATGGAGCATGTGCTTTGTTTCAAAAGATTCTTTCCAACCAAACAAGGAGCACAATCCTGTTCTAGCCATTGTTCTGAATAG GAAAGGAAATGCCCTGAATGAACTGGTTTTGTTGGGATGGAATATTAAAGAACGTGCAGTTTATGTTGTTTCGCAATATCTTGAAGCTGGACCACTAGCACATAGCATTGTCGAAGTACCTGATTCTTGTGGATTTGCATTCCTATTGAGGGTTGGTGATGCTCTCCTGATGGATCTTAGTGATGCACACAATCCCCATTGTGTGTACAGAACAACCTTAAACTTTTCAGGCCATACACtagaagaacaaaattttattgaagacTCATTTAGAGCACATGATGTTGATGATGAAGGCTTATTTAATGTTGCTGCATGCGCTTTACTTCAGCTGAGTGATTATGATCCGATGTGTATAGATGGGGACAGTGGCAATGGAAAATTTACCTGCAAACATGTATGCTCATTTAGTTGGGAACCAAAAAGTGATAGAAGTCCAAGGATGATTTTTTGTCTTGATACTGGAGAATTTTTCATGATTGAGATTTCTTTTGATTCTGATAATCCGAAAGTGAATATATCTGATTGTCTCTACAGGGGTCAACCTTGCAAGTCCCTTTTGTGGGTGGATGGTGGGTTCCTGGTAGCAATTGTAGAAATGGGGGATGGTCTGGTCCTTAAGGTAGAAAATGAGAGGCTAATATACACAAGTCCTATTCAAAATATAGCACCAATCTTGGACATGTCAATAGTGGATTACCATGGTGAGAAACGTGATGAAATGTTTGCATGCTGTGGTGTTGCACCAGAGGGATCATTAAGAATTATACAAAGTGGTATTAGTGTTGAAAAGCTTTTAAAGACTGCTGCTATTTACCAAGGCATAACTGGAACTTGGACAGTTCAGATGAAAGTAGAAGATTCTTATCATTCTTTTCTTGTGTTATCATTTGTTGAAGAAACTAGGGTACTTTCAGTTGGATTAAGCTTTACTGACGTTACTGATTCAGTTGGTTTCCAACCTGACGTATGTACTTTGGCATGTGGCCTTGTGGGTGATGGTCAGCTTGTCCAGATTCACCAAAATGCAATTAGGCTTTGTTTGCCTACGAAGGCTGCCCATTCTGAAGGTATCCCTTTGTCTTCTCCAGTTTGCACATCTTGGTCCCCAGATAACATAAGTATTAGTTTGGGGGCAGTTGGGCAAAATTTGATAGTTGTCTCTACTTCTAAtccatattttctatttattctTGGGGTCAGATCACTATCTGCATATCATCATGAAATTTATGAATTACAGCATGTGAAATTGCGGTATGAATTATCATGCATATCAATACCAAAGAAGCATTTTGAGCCAAGGCATTCAAGCTCTTCCTTAAATCCGGTGGATAATATCCACACGGCTGTTCTTCCTGTTGGAGTTGGCATGGGTATCACCTTTGTTATTGGTACACATAGGCCTTCAGTCGAAATTCTGTCATTTACACCTCAAGGTCTTAGAGTTCTTGCTACTGGAACAATTTCACTAGCAAGTGCTATGGAAACTGCTGTTAGTGGTTGCATTCCTCAAGACGTAAGGCTAGTACTAGTTGATCAGTTTTATGTTCTGTCAGGGTTGAGGAATGGAATGCTGCTTCGATTTGAGTGGCCATCTGCTGTTGCTACTTCTTCATCAGAATGTTGTAGTTCTACTAGTCCTCTTCCGGAAAATGTTGATAGAGTTTTATTGAATACAAAAACTGCAAATTTATTCGGTTCAGAGATATGTGCTGTTAATGTGAGTGAGAAAGATGACCTTCCTATTAATCTTCAATTGATTGCGACCCGTAGAATTGGCATTACCCCCGTTTTCCTGGTTCCCCTGAGTGATTCACTTGATGCTGATATTATAGCTCTCAGTGACAGGCCTTGGTTATTGCATACGGCTAGGCACAGCCTTTCTTATACTTCTATATCATTTCAACCTTCCACACATGCAACCCCTGTATGTTCTGCTGAATGCCCTAAAGGAATTTTGTTTGTCACAGAAAACAGTTTACATTTG GTGGAGATGGTGCACGGTAATCGGCTTAACGTGCAGAAGTTTCATCTTGGAGGCACTCCTCGGAAGGTCCTGTATCATAGTGAAAGCAAGCTTTTAATTGTGATGAGGACCGATCTAAGTAACGATACATGTTCTTCTGATATTTGTTGTGTCGACCCCCTTACTGTCTCTGTGGTGGCATCTTTCAAACTGGAACTTGGAGAAACAGGAAAATGCATGGAGCTAGTTAGGGCTGGAAATGAGCAGGTTCTGGTTGTTGGAACTAGTCTGTCTCCTGGTCCAGCAATAATGCCCAGTGGTGAAGCTGAAAG CACCAAGGGCCGTCTAATTGTCCTCTGCATTGAACATGTGCAAAATTCAGATAGCGGTTCAATGACGTTCTCTTCTATGGCTGGGTCATCTTCCCAACGAAACTCACCATTCTGTGAAATTGTTGGCCATGCCAATGAACAACTATCAAGCAGTAGTATATGCAGTAGCCCAGATGATACTAGCTGTGATGGAATAAAACTGGAAGAAACTGAAGCATGGCAGTTGCGGCTAGCTTATGCGACCACTTGGCCTGCAATGGTACTTGCAATATGTCCATATCTAGATCATTACTTCTTGGCTTCTGCTGGTAATACt TTTTATGTATGTGCTTTTCTAAGTGGTAATCCTCAAAGGGTGAGAAGATTTGCATTAGCGAGGACGCGGTTTATGATAATGTCATTGACTGCACATTCTACTAGAATTGCAGTAGGCGATTGTCGTGATGGCATTCTTTTCTATTCATATCATGAG GAGACCAAAAAGCTGGATCAAACATACTGTGACCCATCCCAGAGGTTAGTTGCTGATTGTGTTCTTACAGATGTTGATACTGCTGTTGTTTCAGATCGTAAGGGCAGCGTTGCTGTCTTGTCTTGTTCAGATCGTCTGGAAG ATAATGCAAGTCCTGAACGCAACTTGACACTGACTAGTGCATACTATATGGGTGAGATTGCCATGAGCATCAGGAAG GGTTCATTTATTTACAAACTCCCAGCGGATGATTTGTTGAACAGCTGTGAGGGTCTTAATGCGAGTGTTGACCCTTCACATGGTACTATAATGGCCAGCACGCTCCTAGGAAGCATAATGATCTTCATTCCTATATCAAG GGAGGAGCACGAACTGTTGGAAGCTGTCCAAGCTAGACTCATTGTTCATCCCTTGACTGCTCCTGTACTAGGCAATGATCATAATGAGTACCGAAGCTGTGAAAACCCG GCTGGAGTACCAAAGATACTCGACGGTGACATGCTAGCTCAATTCTTGGAGCTTACAAGCATGCAACAAGAGGCTGTGTTatcattttccattgtttCTCCAGATACACATAAGTTGAGTTCAAAACAACCACCTT
- the LOC18599196 gene encoding pre-mRNA-splicing factor RSE1 isoform X1 — protein sequence MALSEEECSTAKASSSSPSSSSATASSQGVNYLAKCVLRGSVVLQVAYGHLRSPSSFDVVFGKETSIELVIMGEDGIVTSICEQTVFGTIKDLAILPWNEKVCARNPQVCTETYNGSIMRGKDLLIVISDSGKLSFLTFCIEMHRFFPVAHVQLSDPGNSRHQLGRMLAVDSTGCFIATSAYEDRLALFSLSMSAGDDIIDERIFYPPENEGSVSSTRSAQRTSIRGTIWSMCFVSKDSFQPNKEHNPVLAIVLNRKGNALNELVLLGWNIKERAVYVVSQYLEAGPLAHSIVEVPDSCGFAFLLRVGDALLMDLSDAHNPHCVYRTTLNFSGHTLEEQNFIEDSFRAHDVDDEGLFNVAACALLQLSDYDPMCIDGDSGNGKFTCKHVCSFSWEPKSDRSPRMIFCLDTGEFFMIEISFDSDNPKVNISDCLYRGQPCKSLLWVDGGFLVAIVEMGDGLVLKVENERLIYTSPIQNIAPILDMSIVDYHGEKRDEMFACCGVAPEGSLRIIQSGISVEKLLKTAAIYQGITGTWTVQMKVEDSYHSFLVLSFVEETRVLSVGLSFTDVTDSVGFQPDVCTLACGLVGDGQLVQIHQNAIRLCLPTKAAHSEGIPLSSPVCTSWSPDNISISLGAVGQNLIVVSTSNPYFLFILGVRSLSAYHHEIYELQHVKLRYELSCISIPKKHFEPRHSSSSLNPVDNIHTAVLPVGVGMGITFVIGTHRPSVEILSFTPQGLRVLATGTISLASAMETAVSGCIPQDVRLVLVDQFYVLSGLRNGMLLRFEWPSAVATSSSECCSSTSPLPENVDRVLLNTKTANLFGSEICAVNVSEKDDLPINLQLIATRRIGITPVFLVPLSDSLDADIIALSDRPWLLHTARHSLSYTSISFQPSTHATPVCSAECPKGILFVTENSLHLVEMVHGNRLNVQKFHLGGTPRKVLYHSESKLLIVMRTDLSNDTCSSDICCVDPLTVSVVASFKLELGETGKCMELVRAGNEQVLVVGTSLSPGPAIMPSGEAESTKGRLIVLCIEHVQNSDSGSMTFSSMAGSSSQRNSPFCEIVGHANEQLSSSSICSSPDDTSCDGIKLEETEAWQLRLAYATTWPAMVLAICPYLDHYFLASAGNTFYVCAFLSGNPQRVRRFALARTRFMIMSLTAHSTRIAVGDCRDGILFYSYHEETKKLDQTYCDPSQRLVADCVLTDVDTAVVSDRKGSVAVLSCSDRLEDNASPERNLTLTSAYYMGEIAMSIRKGSFIYKLPADDLLNSCEGLNASVDPSHGTIMASTLLGSIMIFIPISREEHELLEAVQARLIVHPLTAPVLGNDHNEYRSCENPAGVPKILDGDMLAQFLELTSMQQEAVLSFSIVSPDTHKLSSKQPPSRIPVKKVVQLLERVHYALN from the exons atggcgCTCTCGGAGGAAGAGTGCTCGACCGCAAAAGCATCTTCCTCTTCGCCTTCATCTTCGTCGGCGACTGCTTCTTCCCAAGGCGTTAACTACCTTGCAAAGTGTGTCCTCAGGGGAAGCGTTGTTCTACAGGTCGCTTATGGTCATCTCCGCTCTCCGTCTTCCTTCGACGTCGTTTTCGGCAAG GAGACGTCCATAGAGCTGGTAATAATGGGTGAAGATGGTATTGTGACATCTATCTGTGAGCAGACTGTATTTGGTACCATTAAGGATCTTGCCATTCTACCTTGGAATGAGAAGGTCTGTGCACGAAATCCACAGGTCTGCACAGAAACCTATAATGGAAGCATT aTGCGTGGGAAAGACCTGTTGATTGTTATTTCTGATTCTGGAAAGCTATCATTTCTCACATTTTGCATTGAGATGCACAG gtTTTTTCCCGTGGCCCATGTTCAGCTTTCTGATCCTGGAAACTCAAGGCATCAACTTGGAAGAATGCTAGCTGTTGATTCCAC TGGCTGTTTCATTGCTACTAGTGCTTATGAAGATCGATTGgctcttttttccctttcaatgTCTGCTGGGGATGATATTATTGATGAG agaatattttatcctcCTGAAAATGAAGGCAGTGTGAGTTCTACCAGAAGTGCCCAAAGAACTAGTATACGTGGTACAATATGGAGCATGTGCTTTGTTTCAAAAGATTCTTTCCAACCAAACAAGGAGCACAATCCTGTTCTAGCCATTGTTCTGAATAG GAAAGGAAATGCCCTGAATGAACTGGTTTTGTTGGGATGGAATATTAAAGAACGTGCAGTTTATGTTGTTTCGCAATATCTTGAAGCTGGACCACTAGCACATAGCATTGTCGAAGTACCTGATTCTTGTGGATTTGCATTCCTATTGAGGGTTGGTGATGCTCTCCTGATGGATCTTAGTGATGCACACAATCCCCATTGTGTGTACAGAACAACCTTAAACTTTTCAGGCCATACACtagaagaacaaaattttattgaagacTCATTTAGAGCACATGATGTTGATGATGAAGGCTTATTTAATGTTGCTGCATGCGCTTTACTTCAGCTGAGTGATTATGATCCGATGTGTATAGATGGGGACAGTGGCAATGGAAAATTTACCTGCAAACATGTATGCTCATTTAGTTGGGAACCAAAAAGTGATAGAAGTCCAAGGATGATTTTTTGTCTTGATACTGGAGAATTTTTCATGATTGAGATTTCTTTTGATTCTGATAATCCGAAAGTGAATATATCTGATTGTCTCTACAGGGGTCAACCTTGCAAGTCCCTTTTGTGGGTGGATGGTGGGTTCCTGGTAGCAATTGTAGAAATGGGGGATGGTCTGGTCCTTAAGGTAGAAAATGAGAGGCTAATATACACAAGTCCTATTCAAAATATAGCACCAATCTTGGACATGTCAATAGTGGATTACCATGGTGAGAAACGTGATGAAATGTTTGCATGCTGTGGTGTTGCACCAGAGGGATCATTAAGAATTATACAAAGTGGTATTAGTGTTGAAAAGCTTTTAAAGACTGCTGCTATTTACCAAGGCATAACTGGAACTTGGACAGTTCAGATGAAAGTAGAAGATTCTTATCATTCTTTTCTTGTGTTATCATTTGTTGAAGAAACTAGGGTACTTTCAGTTGGATTAAGCTTTACTGACGTTACTGATTCAGTTGGTTTCCAACCTGACGTATGTACTTTGGCATGTGGCCTTGTGGGTGATGGTCAGCTTGTCCAGATTCACCAAAATGCAATTAGGCTTTGTTTGCCTACGAAGGCTGCCCATTCTGAAGGTATCCCTTTGTCTTCTCCAGTTTGCACATCTTGGTCCCCAGATAACATAAGTATTAGTTTGGGGGCAGTTGGGCAAAATTTGATAGTTGTCTCTACTTCTAAtccatattttctatttattctTGGGGTCAGATCACTATCTGCATATCATCATGAAATTTATGAATTACAGCATGTGAAATTGCGGTATGAATTATCATGCATATCAATACCAAAGAAGCATTTTGAGCCAAGGCATTCAAGCTCTTCCTTAAATCCGGTGGATAATATCCACACGGCTGTTCTTCCTGTTGGAGTTGGCATGGGTATCACCTTTGTTATTGGTACACATAGGCCTTCAGTCGAAATTCTGTCATTTACACCTCAAGGTCTTAGAGTTCTTGCTACTGGAACAATTTCACTAGCAAGTGCTATGGAAACTGCTGTTAGTGGTTGCATTCCTCAAGACGTAAGGCTAGTACTAGTTGATCAGTTTTATGTTCTGTCAGGGTTGAGGAATGGAATGCTGCTTCGATTTGAGTGGCCATCTGCTGTTGCTACTTCTTCATCAGAATGTTGTAGTTCTACTAGTCCTCTTCCGGAAAATGTTGATAGAGTTTTATTGAATACAAAAACTGCAAATTTATTCGGTTCAGAGATATGTGCTGTTAATGTGAGTGAGAAAGATGACCTTCCTATTAATCTTCAATTGATTGCGACCCGTAGAATTGGCATTACCCCCGTTTTCCTGGTTCCCCTGAGTGATTCACTTGATGCTGATATTATAGCTCTCAGTGACAGGCCTTGGTTATTGCATACGGCTAGGCACAGCCTTTCTTATACTTCTATATCATTTCAACCTTCCACACATGCAACCCCTGTATGTTCTGCTGAATGCCCTAAAGGAATTTTGTTTGTCACAGAAAACAGTTTACATTTG GTGGAGATGGTGCACGGTAATCGGCTTAACGTGCAGAAGTTTCATCTTGGAGGCACTCCTCGGAAGGTCCTGTATCATAGTGAAAGCAAGCTTTTAATTGTGATGAGGACCGATCTAAGTAACGATACATGTTCTTCTGATATTTGTTGTGTCGACCCCCTTACTGTCTCTGTGGTGGCATCTTTCAAACTGGAACTTGGAGAAACAGGAAAATGCATGGAGCTAGTTAGGGCTGGAAATGAGCAGGTTCTGGTTGTTGGAACTAGTCTGTCTCCTGGTCCAGCAATAATGCCCAGTGGTGAAGCTGAAAG CACCAAGGGCCGTCTAATTGTCCTCTGCATTGAACATGTGCAAAATTCAGATAGCGGTTCAATGACGTTCTCTTCTATGGCTGGGTCATCTTCCCAACGAAACTCACCATTCTGTGAAATTGTTGGCCATGCCAATGAACAACTATCAAGCAGTAGTATATGCAGTAGCCCAGATGATACTAGCTGTGATGGAATAAAACTGGAAGAAACTGAAGCATGGCAGTTGCGGCTAGCTTATGCGACCACTTGGCCTGCAATGGTACTTGCAATATGTCCATATCTAGATCATTACTTCTTGGCTTCTGCTGGTAATACt TTTTATGTATGTGCTTTTCTAAGTGGTAATCCTCAAAGGGTGAGAAGATTTGCATTAGCGAGGACGCGGTTTATGATAATGTCATTGACTGCACATTCTACTAGAATTGCAGTAGGCGATTGTCGTGATGGCATTCTTTTCTATTCATATCATGAG GAGACCAAAAAGCTGGATCAAACATACTGTGACCCATCCCAGAGGTTAGTTGCTGATTGTGTTCTTACAGATGTTGATACTGCTGTTGTTTCAGATCGTAAGGGCAGCGTTGCTGTCTTGTCTTGTTCAGATCGTCTGGAAG ATAATGCAAGTCCTGAACGCAACTTGACACTGACTAGTGCATACTATATGGGTGAGATTGCCATGAGCATCAGGAAG GGTTCATTTATTTACAAACTCCCAGCGGATGATTTGTTGAACAGCTGTGAGGGTCTTAATGCGAGTGTTGACCCTTCACATGGTACTATAATGGCCAGCACGCTCCTAGGAAGCATAATGATCTTCATTCCTATATCAAG GGAGGAGCACGAACTGTTGGAAGCTGTCCAAGCTAGACTCATTGTTCATCCCTTGACTGCTCCTGTACTAGGCAATGATCATAATGAGTACCGAAGCTGTGAAAACCCG GCTGGAGTACCAAAGATACTCGACGGTGACATGCTAGCTCAATTCTTGGAGCTTACAAGCATGCAACAAGAGGCTGTGTTatcattttccattgtttCTCCAGATACACATAAGTTGAGTTCAAAACAACCACCTT